The following is a genomic window from Alphaproteobacteria bacterium LSUCC0396.
GGTTGGAATTGCCGTGACCTCAAGGCTGTAAATCTCAGAAAATTCCCCAGCCTCGGTCATTGCTGTACCAGTCATTCCGGCCAATTTATCATACATGCGGAAATAATTCTGGAACGTAACCGACGCTAATGTCTGGTTTTCCGCCTGAATGGCAACGCCTTCCTTGGCCTCGATTGCCTGATGCAATCCATCAGAGAACCGCCGGCCTTCCATCGCACGGCCAGTGAATTCGTCAATAATGACAACCTCGCCGGCTTTCAGCATATAATGCGTGTCACGAGCAAAAAGCCGGTGGGCGCGCAGCGCCTGATTGACGTGGTGCAACAGCCCGACATTTTCAATGTCATAAAGCGTTGCCTCGCCAATCACACCATGATCGCGAAGCAGGGTTTCTGCATGCTCGATACCGGCCTCACTTAACGAGACACTATTGCCCTTTTCATCGAGATCGTAATCTTCTTCAACCAGCTGTGGGATGATTTGATTGGCAACCACGTAATGTTCTGAGTTTGTTTCGGCCGGGCCAGAGATGACCAGCGGTGTGCGCGCCTCGTCAACGAGGATCGAGTCAACCTCATCAACAATCGCAAAGTTGAAATCACGCTGCACCATATCATCGAGGCTGAATTTCAAATTATCGCGCAGGTAATCAAAGCCGAATTCATTATTCGTTCCATAAGTAACATCGCAGCGATACGCGGCACGGCGTTGATCATCATCAAGCCCGCCAGTAATACAGCCAACGCTCAGCCCAAGAAATTCATAGACCTGACGCATCCAATTGGCATCGCGCGAGGCCAGATAATCATTCACCGTAACCACATGAACGCCGCGACCATCAAGCGCGTTTAGAACCACCGCCAAGGTGGCAACGAGGGTTTTCCCCTCACCAGTTTTCATTTCGGCGATTTGTCCACGATGCAGCGCAATACCGCCCATCATCTGCACATCAAAATGGCGCTGACCTAGGGTGCGCTTGGCGGCTTCACGAACCAGTGCAAATACATCAACAAGATGATCATCCTTGTCGGCACCATCGGTAATCTTTTGCCGGATATCGGCAACCATCGCACGCAACGCGTCGTCATCAAGGCCGGTAAAATCGGCTTCACGGGCATTGATGTTCTGCACCACTGACTGCATGGCCTTAACCGCCCGATCATTCGAACTGCCAAACAGGTTTTTTGCAAAAGACCCAAACATCATAACTCCCCAGCCATTAGGCGAACGCACTGCCGGACGGCAGATATGAAGGCGGTGCAACAAGCACTTGATTGGACATAGGTATAGACGCGAATTTTGTCAATTGTTTGAGCGTTCTTTTCACATTTACCGCAACCACTGCAAAACCGGCACGACGCTGCAAACCCCCGTCTTTAACGGCGCGTAATCTTGGCGATTTTTCAAGCGCGGGCTTGCTCTTGGGTACTAGCTTCGTTAACACTAGATGGGGCGCATCAGTCACCAGAGTCCGCTGCGCCGGTTTTAGATTTTTCCCGATTGTACAGCGGCCCAGCTATGATTACCTTGGGTCAGCATCATTTAAAGAGGATTTACGCATGCGCAATGGTATTTTTGCCCGTCGGTTTATCACCCTGTTAACAGGTGCGGTTCTTTGTGCCGGTATCGGTACGACGGTTCATGCGAATGAGGGCGGTATTCCGGTTGGTACAGTCAATGGTGAAACGCTGTGGCTTGAGGATGTGATGCATCAGGCAGAACGCTTGCCCGATGAATTCCGGCAAACACCATTGGCCAATTATTTTGATCAGCTGGTCACCGATATGATTGATGCCCGCATTGCCGCCAATGCCGCGCGCGCAGCAAAGCATGACACCAAGAAGGATGTCGCCAGCGCGATGCGGATTGCCGCTGACCGTGTGCTGGCCGAATCATGGCTTGGCGAAACTGTCGCGGCTGAAGTTACCGATGCCGCGATTGAAAATGCCTATCAGAAATTTGTGGCTGACACCGCATCGCGTGAGCAGGTGACCGCATCACATATTCTTGTTGAAACCGAAGATGATGCCAAAGCCATCATCACCTCACTCGAGGGTGGTGCCGATTTTGCTGAATTGGCGAAAAGCAAGTCAACTGGCCCAAGCGGGCCGAATGGCGGGGCGCTCGGCACATTTGGCCGTGGCCAGATGGTGCCAGCATTTGAAAACGCCGCCTTTGCACTGGCCGATGGCAGCTTTAGCAAAACCCCGGTGCAGACGCAGTTTGGCTGGCACGTCATCAAGCTTGATAAAAAGGATGTTGCACCGGCCCCGACGCTTGAGGCAATGCGTGATCAACTCGTGCAAAATCTTTCAAGCCAAGCCCTTGGCCGTGTTCTTGAGGAATTACGTGCAAAGCAGGATATTAAAATCCGGAGCTTTGACGACATTCGCAAAGACGCTATGGCCACGGGCAACGCCAATCAATAGCCCCCGCCATGACCATATCTCCTCTAGCGCCTGAGCATTTTCCCGATCTACCCTCAATTGCCGGTATCGGACTTGCGACGGCAGCAAGCGGCATGCGCTATAAGGGCCGCGATGATTTGCTGCTAATTACGTTGGCCGCTGGCAGCACTGTTGCCGGGGTGTTTACCCAGTCCGATACGGCGGCAGCGCCGGTGATCTGGAGTCGGAACATTGCCGATACTGGACAGGCAACTGCAATCATCACCAATGCTGGCAATGCCAACGCCTTTACCGGCAGTCGCGGCGACACGGCTGTCAAAGAGATGACCAGCGGTCTTGCCAAGCATCTTGATTGCCCGGCTGACACCATCATGGTGGCGTCGACCGGGGTGATTGGCGAGCCTTTAGACACTGCGGCGATGCTGCCCCATTTTGCTGCACTGGTTCATGATGCGAACAGTGATGGCGCAAATGCCAGTTGGCATGTTGCTGCCAATGCCATCCGCACGACTGACACATTTGCCAAAGGCGCCCATGCGAGCTGTATGATTGACGGGGTTGCCATCACCATATGCGGTATTGCCAAAGGGTCGGGCATGATTGCGCCGAATATGGCGACCATGCTTGGCTATATCGGCACTGACGCGGCCTTGCCATCGGACGTTCTGGCACGGTGCCTGCGCAGCGCAAACGGTGATAGTTTTAATTCGATTACCGTTGATAGCGACACCTCAACCAATGACAGCGTTTTCCTGATGGCAAGCGGCATGGCGGGCAACCGGCGCATTGCCGATACTGATGATCCGGCGTTAAAAGATTTCCGCAAGGCACTTGCCGCGGTTATGAACGATCTGGCGATCCAGATTGTTCGTGATGGCGAAGGCGCAACCAAACTTGTCACCATCGATATTACCGGTGCCAAAGACAAGGCTACTGCCCGTAAAATCGGGCTTGCGATTGCGAATTCGCCGCTGGTCAAGACTGCGATTGCTGGCGAGGATGCCAATTGGGGCCGAATTGTCATGGCAATCGGCAAATTGGGGATTGGCATTCCGTCGGATGCTATCAGCATTGATATTGGCGGCTATAGCGTGGCGCGTGATGGAATGCGCGTTGCCGAATATAACGAAGCGCCGATTGCCGCCCATATGAGGGATCAGATGATTGATCTTGCGGTGTCGGTTGGCGATGGTCTTGGCGCGGCACGGGTGTGGACCTGCGATCTGACGCATGGCTATATCTCGATCAATGCCGATTACCGAAGCTAGGCCGACAATGCTGTTAGTAAGCGCGGTAGCGCTGGTCGATATTGATGGACGCGTATTGCTGGCACAGCGCCCCGAGGGCAAACCCATGGCTGGATTATGGGAATTTCCGGGCGGCAAAATCGAAGCCGGCGAAACCCCTGAATCCGCACTGATACGTGAACTCCGCGAAGAGCTGGGCATCGACACTGCCGAATCTTGCCTCGCGCCGCTAAGCTTTGCCAGCCATCATTATGAGGCCAGCGATGATCGGCAAGCGTTTCACCTGTTAATGATGCTGTTTGTTTGTCGGCGCTGGCAGGGCAGGCCGCAACCGATCGAAGGCGGTGCGTTAAAATGGGTTCGCCCGCAGCAGTTGCGCGATTACCCGATGCCCGACGCCGATATACCGCTGATTTCAGCGATACAAGACCTCTTATAGACGAACCGCTACAATGATCCCTTACTAAGGGCTGATTTCGGGGTCCTGTTCATTACCGCCAATCGCGCTGGCAAGGCGGCTGGTTGCTGATCCTGGCCGCAGCGGCTTTTGCTGGCTTTCATGCGGTGCCCAGCCGGTAAGGGTAATAATCTCGAAGCTGGCTGGTATAGATCCATCATCTAGACCAAATCGTTCTTGGTAAATTTCGGCCGCGCGCATGAAAACAGCACGCCTTGTCGGATGACGCAGCCGCCCTAGCATGGCATTTTGCTCGCCCATCCCGCGAAGGTCAGCCATCAGACGAAACAGGTTCGGATAGGTCACGGTCAACCGGTCGCTATCAGCCACCGGAAGCGCCAGACCAGCCCGCCCTAGCAGCCCACCAACATCCCTGATATCGGCCATCGGCGCACAGCGTGGGCTAAAGCCGCCGGTTATATCCTGTTCAGCCGCAATCAGCGCGGCACGCAATTCGGTGAGGCTATTACCGCCAAGAAGGTTAATGAGACATAACCCGTCGGGACGAAGCAGCTGCCGAATTTGCACAATCAGGCCGGGTAAATCATCAACCCAATGGAGGTTCAAACACGAAAAGACCGCATCAAAACTGCCCGCGGCAAATGGCAAATTGGCAAAATCATGAACGGCAAAGGGCTGGTCAGTCTGTGATGCAAATCCGGCCGCAGGGTCGCTTTGCAGCATCATGCCTATTTTTCCGGTTGGCGCCAGCTGCCGCAACAGCCGACCATCATGTGCGCCAAGATCAAGACACAGGTCAAAATCACGTCGCATCAGCTCAACCCGGTCAGCAAGGCGCAATGCGGCCTCATCCTTTAGAAACGCAAAATCGGCATAGGATGCGGCGGCCCGTTGCCGGTAACGGCGTTGGGCAAGTGGATCAAAGAGCTGTGGCATCGGATCGGTCATAATAAACGCATCTTTTAAGCGCTGGGCGCAAAACCGCAAGCGCTAAATAACCGCAAGATTGACCATAGGGGCGTGAACAGCTTTACCAATTCTTTACCATTTGCCAGCTAGGCTGAAGGTCAAAGCGTTTCATATGGAGGCCGCTGATGCCCTTTCGACAATGGTCCCAAAGCCCCGGTTTCGTCCGGCGGTATTCGGCGGCGATGCTTGATCTTTTATTGCCGCAACAATGCCCGTTATGCAGGCGGTTTTGCTTTGATAACGGTCTCTGCGCTGAGTGCTGGAGGGAACTGGTTTTCATCACCCCGCCATTATGCGGCTGCTGTGGGCGGCCGCTTGGCTATGCCATTGGTGATCACCTGTGCGGTGCCTGTCTGCAAACGGCGCCGCCGTTAACTGAAATCCGCAGTTGCTTTGTCTGTAATGACCAGTCACGAAAATTAATTCTGAAATTCAAACATGGTGATGCGTTACATCTGACCCCGCTTTTTAGCCGGTTTCTAAAGATGCATTTCACCACGTTAGCACAGGCCAATCATCTGGTTGTGCCCATCCCTTTGCACGCAAGGCGATATTGGCACCGGCGCTATAATCAGGCGGCCGAGATGGCACGGATGCTGTGTTGGCATCATGACCAAGATGCGTTTTGCCCGGATATATTAAAACGGCCAAAATCAGGGCCATCCCAAGCAGGCCTTTCCCGTCACCAACGCCAGCGCAATCTGGCCGGCGCCTTTTCTGTGCCAACGGCCAAGCGTGACCGCCTAGCGGGGCAACTGGTGCTGTTGATTGATGATGTAATGACCACTGGTGCCACCCTCTATGAAGCGGCGCGAACATTACGGCGGGCCGGCGCTGGGCAAATTCGCGCTCTGGTGCTGGAGCGTGTTCTACGAGATAGCCTATAACCGTGATACCCCCTCTTTCAGGCGCTATTTTTTAACAATAGAACACTATGAAATGCACCGCATTTTGCGGTATAATATGGCTGTTTCAAAATCCAAATTACCAGATTGCTGCACCCGATCAAGGCGGCGTCCCGTGAGGTGAAAATGGCAAAAGTTGAAATCTATACGGCAATGGCCTGTCCATTTTGCAGCCGCGCGGTGAAATTGCTGAACGCAAAGAATATCGTCTTTGAAGAAATTGACGTGACGTTAAGCTCGGCCAAACGTCAGGCGATGCAAAGCCGCGCCAATGGCAGAACATCAGTGCCGCAGATATTCATCAATGATGACCATATCGGGGGCTGCGATGATCTGTTCGCGCTAGATCAGGCCGGCCATCTTGACCAGCTGCTCGCAGCCGCGTCCTAGCCCGCCATGGTGCCAGCAATCATGTTTAGCCCCGATTATGTCTAGCCCCAATTATGTTTAGTGTTGCCGCAGTTCAATATTGCTCGAGCGACAGCGCCGAAGAAACATTGACGCGCATCCGTCCATTGATTGTTGCCGCCGCACAGCAGGCCAGATTTATCACCCTACCAGAATGCGCCAGCTATCTTGCCGCCAGCCGTGAACAATTAGCGACCCATGCCGAATGGGAAGATGACAGCTATAGCCAGCGATGGCTGGCTGATACGGCAAAACAGCTTGGCATCTGGCTGTTGGCCGGATCGTTAATGATGCGCCGACGCGATGACAAACGATTGGTCAATCGCGGCCTGTTATTCGGACCGGACGGCAGACAAATCACCAGCTATGACAAAATTCATATGTTTGACGCCAATGTTGGTGATGGCAAAACCTATGAGGAATCGGCCAGTTTTACCGCTGGCAACTCGCCGGTCATTGCGATGATTGACGATATGCCTGTTGGCCTAAGCATTTGCTATGATCTGCGGTTTCCGCATCTTTACCGACAGCTTGCCCGTGACGGCGCCAAGCTGTTAATGGTGCCAGCGGCTTTTACCGCTGTTAGTGGCAGGGCGCATTGGCACGTTCTATTGCGCGCCCGGGCGATTGAAACTGGCTGTTTTATCATTGCCCCGGCCCAATTTGGCACGCATGCCGATGGGCGGCAGACCTATGGGCATTCGTTGATCGTCAACCCATGGGGCGAGATTATTGTCGAGGCTGATGACGGCGATGCAGTAATCGCCGCAATGCTTGATATCGATGAGGTTGATAGGGCGCGTCGGGCAATCCCGTCACTGCAAACCAATCCTGTGATCGGGACAACCCGTCTAATCAAATAGACATTGCCCTCCGAAAAGGATCAATCAAGGCCGTTATCGCCAATCCGCATATATTTATCGTTACGATCCGCGATTAGCGCGGCCGCATCCATGCCAGCCATTGACGAAAGCTGCGCGGCAAACGCATCGCCAAGCGCGTCAATCGCCACCACCGGATCACGATGCGCCCCGCCAAGCGGCTCGGTCACGACCGCGTCAACAACCCCAAGCTTATGCATCCAGTCGGATGTGATGCGCATCGCCTCGGCGGCCTCACGCGCATGATCCGCACTGCGCCATAGAATTGACGCGCACCCTTCGGGGGAAATAACGCAATAGATTGCATGTTCATACATCACAACCCGGTTCCCAGTTGCCAGCGCAATCGCACCGCCCGAACCGCCCTCGCCAATAATTGCCGCAACCATCGGCGTCGGCAATTTCAAACAGGCGCGGATGGCACTGGCAATCGCCTCGGCCTGACCGCGTTCTTCAGCACCGCGCCCGGGATAGGCACCGGCAGTGTCAACAAAGCTCAGCACCGGCAGACCATAACGGCCGGCCAGATCCATCAGCCGCGCCGCCTTGCGGTACCCCTCGGGTCGCGCCATGCCAAAATTGCGCTTAATCCGTTCTTCGGTATTGGTGCCTTTTTCGGTGCCGATAACCATAACCGACTGACCCCGAAACCGCGCCATTCCACCAATAATAGCATGGTCTTCGGAAAAGTTACGATCGCCGGCAAGCGGCGTGAAATCGTCAAAAAGCTGATCAAAAATCGTGCGGATTTTTGGCCGGTCAGGGTGGCGTGCAACCTGCACTTTTTCCCATGCGCCAAGCTTTTCATAAGTTTGTTTTAATTCCCGCTCGATACGGCTCTGCAATTTGCCAATTTCATCGGCAATATTGATGCTGCCATCGTTACTCATATGGCGAAGCTCTTCTACCTTTCCCTCGAGATTGGCAATCGGCTTTTCAAAATCAAGAAAATGTCTCATTCAGGAATCATTCCATTCTTTATTTGGCCACTTTGTATTTGGCCACTCTAAATCCGCCAGATGCGCATTTCGAATTGCCGTACGGGTTCGGCGTGATTTTTAAAACTGGCGTAGTTTACCGATCTTGACGGCGACTGGCAAGCGGATGCGCCGTTGACACCAATCCGGCCAGCCGGTCGGGGCGGCTAGCGGTATAGATTTGTGTTGTTGAAATATCAGCATGGCCAAGCAGGCTCTGCAAACTTCGAAGGTCGGCGCCCCGATTTAACATATGCGTCGCAAAGGAGTGGCGCAGCTTATGCGGGCTTACCCGCGCCGCCTCGATACCCGCCGCCAGCGCCAGTTTCTTTAGCATCTGGGCAAATTGATGCCGGGTCATGGCCGTGCCATCATTGGCCGGAAACATCATGTCGGAAAGCACAAAAACATCAGTCTCATCACGGCATTCAAGCCAACGTGCCGCCGCCGCCCGCGCCGTATCGCCAAGCGGTACCACGCGTTCCCGCCCCCCTTTACCGGTTACCAAAATGGTTTCAGGGTTGCGCCGAAACTGCGCCACCAGCAAGCCAACCAGTTCCGAAACCCGCAATCCGGTTGCATAAAGAATTTCCAGCATAGCAAGTGCCCGCAAGGCCGCCAGATCAGGCGTCATCGCCGCCGCCGCCTCAAGCAGCCGGATAATTTCACCCTCGCTAAGGCTTTTTGGCAGCGCGGCAGGCAGGGACGGATTGTCAATCCAGCGGGTCGGGTTATCCGCCCTGATGCCATCCTCGACCGCCCATCCCATAAATTGCCGCAAGGCGCTAAGCCGGCGCGCGACCGACCGCGGGGATAGCGCGCGCTGATGCCACCAAACGATTAGCTTTCGCAACGCATCTGCGTCACAGGTTGCAAGATCGCTATCGATGCGCTGAAGGCCGGTCTGGCAATCCATTAAATCCCGCCGATACGCCGCCAGCGTATTTCCCGACGCCGCGCGCATGGCCGAGATTGCCTGCAAGAAGCCGTCGATTAACGGGTCGCCATTGGCGGCGGTTTTACCAGTCCTAGCTTTGCGTGCCATCCGGTACCATTGCAGCAAGCTGCTGCAGCAGATGTGCGACGACAATCTCTTGTGCAAAGCCCTTGGCGACTTCATTTTGACCAATCATATCAAGCGCCCGAATGACCGCTGCAAGATCAGCCGGATTAACTTTATCAAGCGGCAAATCGTGCAACAGCCACTGTGCCAGCAAGATTGTTTCAGCAACATGACGGCTTTCCGCCGCCGCCATAACCGCCTTTAGTAACAATGGTGGCAATCCGATAAAGGCCTGTTTAGGCTCGGGCTCACCCTTGACCAGATCAAGCCATGCCTGATCTTCGATGGCCACGCCGGTCGCCTCGAGAACTGGCAGCATATGCCACAGTTTCAGGCCGCCGATTGCCGCCGCATCAACCGCACCATCAGACAGGCCACGCAATAATTCAGCCACCTTGAGCGCATCGCCATTGCCGGCAAAAGCGGTTAGAGTTGAGGTGTCTCTTGGCTGATTTATCGCCAGCATAAACGCCATTTTTGGCGCAACATCCAAATCGTCGAACCGCATATTTGCAGCCACCGCCTCGTCGGCAAGCGCGTTCCGCACCAGCTCGGCATATAGCGGCAGCAGAACAGCGCCGTTACCGGCAGCAATCTCGGCCTTGAACGCCTTTGCGACCAGCGCCAAACGGTCAGATCGCGTATCCGCATCAAGCGCGCGCCATGCCAACGCCGTGGTCAGTGCATCGGCCCTTTCATCCAGACGCGCCAATGCCAGTTGCGCATCATCCGCGCCCTGTCCGGCATTGCGCCATAATTTACCGGCTTGGCGATGCGTAATTAACCCACGACGCAACCCGTCATAGGTTGAAACCATGCGTGCATCCGGCCCCAAAAACTTTAACTTCATGATGGTTTCGGCCATCTGCTTTGGCAAAACAGCCAACCCCTCCAGCGGGATCGGCCGGTTCGCCACATCCATCAGCACAATATGCGCCGAGTCCAATTTTGCCGGATCAATCACATTCGCCGGAGACTTGTTCAGAACCTCGTCCACCAGACCAAAGAAAATGGGATCATCAACACCGTTTGCCGCCAGAATATCAGCGCCAAATCTTGCCCCAACAACATTGCCCTGAACCGCCTGACAGATCACATTTGACTTGTGCCAGAACGGATCCATCGTTTGCGTGACCTGACGGCTGACAATTTCACAAGCAGCAACATCATCACGAACCATCAGATAATGCTCGGTCAACCAACGCCGCCAGTCGGCCCATTTATCTGCCTCGGGAAGCTGGGAAACAAGCAAGGCAAGGTCGCCAGACCGGCCACCATTTGCCAGAAAAGCCAACCGTGCCTCAACCAGATCGGCCGCAACATTATTCGCCCCGCTTGGCGGGATTGATTGCCGCGCCACGACCTCATAAGCAAGCCCACTGATCACCTGTGAATGGCTGGCAACCGCTGCCTTTTGCAGCAAAAACACTGCATCACGCGCCGATGTGCCGCGCCAAATCAAGCTGTCGAGCTGGCGATTGCCGGTATTGCCAACACCGATTGCAGCAAGCCCGACATCAGAAATTTTCCGGCGGCCAATTTTCGCACTGCCATAAGGATCATTTACCACTGAGAGGTCGCTATTCGGCGACGGGTCGGTTTCCCCAACCGATGCCGGTATATCGGTCTTTAAATCATCGGTCGCCTCGTTTTGGGCACGGTTTAGAGCGTCATTTTCTTGTTCGCTCTGATCCGGTATCAGATCTCGCAATTTACCATTATAAGCATCCGCGCGACCAATAATCGCCGGTTTTGCACCCCCCTTATTAAGGTCGGTACTTGAGGCATTATTTGGCGACATTGCGAGGTTAGATCCTTCCCCGGCATCACTGGGCTGTTTAGCCCCTTCGCGTTGGTCTAGGCCTTCAGCGTTCACGGCCTGATCAACGGCTTGATCGATACTGATCGGGGTATCTGTTCCGGGTGTGGGGGGTATCGACAGTAAATTAACCGGCTCGTTCTGCTGCGCGGCGGCTGGTGTAGCTACCAAGGTTACGGCCAGCGTCATGGCCAAAGGGATCGCCGGTGTCCAGATGAGGGATAAACCCAGCCAGCCGGCTGTCAACATGCCGAGGCCGCGCATATTTTTTGCGCGCATCTCTTTTGCGGGCATTGGCGCCGCGCTCAAATTAGTATGAAAAAAAGACCCCGGCCCGGATAAATGGCGCGAATATGGGGAATTTGACTTATTTTGGAAGCGTTTCATTCGAAATAACCTTGTTAATAGCAACCGTCGGGGCGGGAATTTGCCAATTCGACAAAACAACAAGACCGACCGCGGTTAGGCCAGTCAAAACAAAAAACAAAACTGCAAATCGTGTCATTTCATCCCCATATTTTCTGGCTGGCCTGTCATTTTGGCCCCGCCCATTTTGATCACGCCCATTTTGATCACGCCCATTTTGGTCACGCCACTAATTTGGACCACACCACTAATTTGGATCATTGCGTATCGTCCCGATAGCGCCCAGTACCTGATGTTAAGCGGCGTTGATGCCATGATTAATACAACCATTGGCTGATTTGGCCCGTCGCCTATACTGGTTTTAGAAACCAAGCTTCAGAAACAAGGTATTTATGACAATATTATGTCGGCAATTAGGCAAAGTCACAAGCCACCTCATATTTTCGTTCGGCTTTTCATCAAATCTTGACTGATCAGACTGCTTATTTTATTCCCCTTGGCCTGTTGCATTGTTATGATAGCCGGCATGGAACCAACGCCAAAACCATCGGTTAATCAAGGACACCAAAAGCCCAGCCCCGCGGCCAAACTCGGCAATAGCGTTGCTGCCCGACTTGACCGACCTGTGGCACTTGTTGGCCTTATGGGAAGCGGCAAATCAGCAGTTGGTCGGCGCACGGCCAAAATGCTTGGACTAAATTTCGAGGATAGTGACAAGCATATCGTCAAAAATACCGGCATCAGCATCGCTGAAATTTTTGAGCTGGCAGGCGAGACAAAATTCCGTGAAATGGAGTTAAAAACGATCAGGGCTTTATTGTCAGTCCGTCCGCAGATCGTCGCCACTGGCGGCGGCGCCTTTTGTCACGGTATGACTGCAAAATTGCTGTTAGAGACTGCATTAGTGGTATGGTTAAAGGCACCACCCGAAACATTGTTATCACGGATTGGCAACACCAAATCGCGGCCTTTGCTGCATAATGACAACCCGCTGGCAACCTTGACACGACTGAACCAGCAGCGTTCACCCTATTATGAAAAGGCACATATCCATCTGGATACTGACGGTTTATCAACACATAAGGCGATGATGGCGCTGCTGCACGCGCTTGACAGTCATCTGCCAAGACAGTAGGTCACTGGAATATGCAACAGAAAACACTAACCGTGGGTCTTGGCGATCGCGCCTATGACATCATCATCGGCGCTGATCTGATTGATCGTGCTGGCAATATGCTTGGCCCGATTGCGGCCAATCGCCATATTGTCATTGTCAGCGACAAAACCGTTGCGGCGCTTCATCTTGACCGGCTGACAGCCGGGCTAAAACCCGCCGCGCGTCAAATTGATCATTTTGAAATCGCCGCCGGTGAGGCCAGTAAATCCATGCAGGTGCTAGCACGTCTGCTTGATGATATTCTGGCAGTCGGAATTGACCGGTCAGTAATGCTGATTGCCTTTGGCGGCGGCGTTGTTGGCGATCTTGCCGGCTTTGCCGCGGCAAGCCTGTTACGCGGCGTCGATTTTGTACAGATTCCAACCAGCCTGCTAGCCCAGGTCGATAGTTCAGTTGGCGGTAAAACCGGCGTCAATGCGGCAGCGGGCAAAAACCTGATTGGCGCCTTTTATCAACCAAAGGCCGTGCTTGCCGATACTAGCCTTCTGGCCAGTTTGCCGCCGCGAGAGCTGCGCGCGGGCTATGCCGAAGTGGTGAAATACGGGCTGTTGGGCGACGCCAAATTTTTTGACTGGCTAGAGATCAATAATGCGGCAGTGCTGGCACTAGACCCTGATGCAATCATGCACGCCATCTACACTTCCTGCCTTGCCAAAGCGCGGATTGTTGAGGCTGACGAGCGCGAGTCTGGTAAACGTGCTTTACTCAATCT
Proteins encoded in this region:
- a CDS encoding tyrosine recombinase — encoded protein: MARKARTGKTAANGDPLIDGFLQAISAMRAASGNTLAAYRRDLMDCQTGLQRIDSDLATCDADALRKLIVWWHQRALSPRSVARRLSALRQFMGWAVEDGIRADNPTRWIDNPSLPAALPKSLSEGEIIRLLEAAAAMTPDLAALRALAMLEILYATGLRVSELVGLLVAQFRRNPETILVTGKGGRERVVPLGDTARAAAARWLECRDETDVFVLSDMMFPANDGTAMTRHQFAQMLKKLALAAGIEAARVSPHKLRHSFATHMLNRGADLRSLQSLLGHADISTTQIYTASRPDRLAGLVSTAHPLASRRQDR
- a CDS encoding shikimate kinase, with protein sequence MEPTPKPSVNQGHQKPSPAAKLGNSVAARLDRPVALVGLMGSGKSAVGRRTAKMLGLNFEDSDKHIVKNTGISIAEIFELAGETKFREMELKTIRALLSVRPQIVATGGGAFCHGMTAKLLLETALVVWLKAPPETLLSRIGNTKSRPLLHNDNPLATLTRLNQQRSPYYEKAHIHLDTDGLSTHKAMMALLHALDSHLPRQ
- the aroB gene encoding 3-dehydroquinate synthase, which produces MQQKTLTVGLGDRAYDIIIGADLIDRAGNMLGPIAANRHIVIVSDKTVAALHLDRLTAGLKPAARQIDHFEIAAGEASKSMQVLARLLDDILAVGIDRSVMLIAFGGGVVGDLAGFAAASLLRGVDFVQIPTSLLAQVDSSVGGKTGVNAAAGKNLIGAFYQPKAVLADTSLLASLPPRELRAGYAEVVKYGLLGDAKFFDWLEINNAAVLALDPDAIMHAIYTSCLAKARIVEADERESGKRALLNLGHTFAHAFEAEAGYNGSLLHGEAVAAGMGLAFELSADLGFCTAADVAKCKAHLHAVGLPAGQADLSAGNAPASQLIDHMKHDKKMRDGRMYFILARAIGDAFVSGDVPPDAVKTLLQRGENGV